gaggggcaacatcactaggtaagtattaggtggtgtgttcctttaatagaaaatacatagatacgtaattctaaagaccttagtttcttaagcggcgctgaaaatgcgacgcgccgacgaaagccctctgccacggaggaaggaaagaactttcctctccgtgccccctgcacgaGCTCGTTTCCCCacctattgccagatggcgcccatatttcACGCAGCGTAGAATCACTGCATCTGCTACCTTTAAGTaggagagttgcgcatctgtcttccaaacgccgttaGCAACCATGAGTTGCGgcgaagctgacgctggggccaatttttatatttctcgataacgccgctgcagcgaactggattgacactagtcattcacattaaagtaaatcaccagtcttcgacacgccaaacatgtcgaccggtgacccggtatgcatgtcgcctgcaaaaacggagtgagtcttcgcgacatagccatggttgctagccccccgacctatgcgcaactctgctacccaaaggtatcatatacggtaactctaacgcagcactcctctatcgtctttcgacgacatttgcagcgaagcacgcagataagcgGCCAATGTTTTTACATGGGTCGATACTATGAGCGACTATTGGGCTAAAGGCGCCACATCGTGGTGTAAGGCGTTCACAGAATTACACTActttttggaaacgcgccgaaagggacggccgtagcaacgatGCAACGGCGCGTCGTcagagctaatcgcagaggccatgcATTACATAACTCTACCGCTCCAAGACCGCGACACCACCCCgaaaaccaagagcactgtgagagagcAAAGTGTGAGAGATAACAGGCACGTTCGTGAAGCTTACTGCATGTGTGACGATGGCGCAGTGGTTACAGCGTCCGTCATCTGTCATCGCGGACAGAGAGGTGGTAGATTGACTCTCGTAtacagaagtttttttttcttgtaggtaTTTTTGaaatctgatcgtgtgcatttttctgacgtattgccgtgacggaaatacgtcatgaaaatcttggtgtaCCCTCCGTCAGAAACTTTCGTGTTAAGATGATTGGAATTCCTGCACATTGATTGCACGAGATATTGATATAGAATCGACAATTTATACTGTATATTGCTACTGTCAGAAGCTTGGTTTCGAGGTGGTAAGAAACAGACGTATTCCGCGGCGGCGCGGAAGGGACGCCCCTTGTTTTCGGCTAATTCCCTCACTGCCACGGAAAGGCAAGACTTAACAATCTGAAGCCAATGGGAAGCGGTTAGGACATTTATTCTGCAATATAATGAAATTGGCCCTCGATTCCCCGAAGGAAGCCGCCGGTGTTCGCTACAAGGGCTCGCCGCACCCACGCCCTAGAAAGCCGGAGGCTCACGGACAAGTgcatggagaaaggaaagaatTAATGTCTAAGATATCGTGTTCTAACGCGGTCGCAAGGCCGTTCTCTGCCGCGAACGTCAGCCTCATGTTTTCCCTGAACGCGAAATAACACTAAAGGGGTCTTCCTAGGAAAAAAGTCAATGAAGCCTTGATAGAATCGCGCCATTGTCGGAAAGTTATACACATGCCACCCTCGCGCGGTACGTTGGGGTGAGCATCGAAGCTTGTCGAGGTAGGAATGTAGCCTTTCTATGTGCTGTGAAGCCGCCGGCTGACTGCCTGGGTACGAAAAATCACGCCGGGTGGTTGATGATCCATAAAGCGTCTCTGCTATGCTGACTCCGAAGTCACCAGTAGTACGGGGGCAGCTCCTTCTCAGTGCTCTCATCGAGCGAGGCTGACAATACGCCTTCAGTTCTTGGTGGAGACTCTcgaccaaggaaagtatagtggtgtaatttgtagtaattggaatataaatgtgaagagggattattcgtcagctgccagGTCGTAAAAAgttcgcgtgctacgtgacgctaacAGGCAGAaaagtgttccatactcgccgccatggctgcgatcggcgtgactaacactcctaggtttaaatgcatatataccCATAAAttggacaggaggatgaccgccgccgtagctcagtggtagagcaacggacgcgttattcgaaagtcgcaggttccgtccctgccggcgccaagttatcttttcgtccactgtactttcttcacatttataataTAAACTACATAACCCCTCGGTTTttatcctgtttcttttttttgtcttaatATAACACTTCTTTCCattctcgctccttctatctttctttctttatctctgttaatcgctttcattttctctctatctctttatgtctatatattgctctctttcttaaattctctctttctgttttgtgttttctttctttctctctatactatTATTTACTCTCCCTCCTcatcatttccctcctcctcactcttaaTGTGTAATGCTCGCCCTCATTTCCATTTACCACCTCATAGGTATAGTGTAATATACAAGGcaatgttatgctctgctagcgtgcttggatagttCAGCGGTTACGCGCGCTAGCGCCTACGGACCGTGGGTACGCTGATTTGAATCCCACCTCATCAAgtaattttttcgccaagaatttctgcTTTTCTCTGtacttatatattttttctttctccacTCGTACTctcgcccatcacagttattgcaggctacgccggacaaatcggcgcacgtcttctgaGAGTGAAGCAAAAGATGACGATCATTTTTGCTCATCAGTCACGGACCAATGCTCATTAAACAGCCCCGCTGTTGAAATgatcatgtgatgaagtcataaTGACggcacagatcgacaaaatttgtgacgtcacgatgacgttacgtaacgtgatgtcacatgatagCGTCATCGCTTGAAattgttgcttggtcaaaggtgggccgaccccAGAGGCACTGCAAGACCACGTGAGTGCGGAGATCTTTTGAGTCGTCTTCGGCGAGTacgtaagggaccgtgtgacaGTCGCCTGTGTCGCGCAATTCATATTTAAAAAAGACTGCCTAAATGTAGTGTACTTTGAAATTAACACTGACTGGAGGGACCGTTGAAAACCCGTGCTTTTACTAATTCTCATATTCAACTTAGGAGCAGTTCACGGACCCGTTCACAAACTCTGAAAAAGTAAGGTTCTAAATGCTCCATCATTCTCATTGCAGTGACGAAACGGTGGTAGAAGCCAAAAGCTGGCCCAGGATGCAACCAAGTGCGCCGACAAACGAAGGTCAGGATTAGGAGAACATGAAGAAACACGACACGTATCAAACGATGACTTCACATGGAAAGTAAATACAACTTTGTTATAAGACGAACACTTTGCAGAAGGAGCACGCTTACAGATAATCGTCATTCGCAGGCGTCCGtctgtagggtaaggcggggcaaaatgagacgtggggcgaaacgcgacattttgactttgttgccctctatagctaatacaaaaataccttttctttgtttctctatttcagcgatagctGCCGGTAGTTTccgacattttatgtgtaaaagttcatgattgctcacagcgttctcgcgggaaaaattgcgcggcctATGtgagtgtgttcgtgacccgccaaaaggggcgaaattctgctcggccaaattttcggatccgtgcatgacaCTACTCCGGCATCAATAGACAATCTAATTATTTATCTTGTTACTTTATGCTACTAGCACATGCCACCAAATGTTTAGCTCATTTGGTTCTGTGGCAAAAGGTAAAatttttttgaattcgggcatgtgagaggggcaaagcgcgacaaaaaggcattgaattgcatTAGAGAGtttcttattaagtgaaccaatttttacgctcattatatatgatacttttttgttaaagatagtgcgcacgtacaagagaatatcatctagttTCGTGGGAGGGAAACGACATGAAACAAGCACTGAATGCCTTTCAGTAGTTTCGGGGCAGCACAGCGCCGGTTCTGTGtagattcaatgcgtggagtgcaaagactgggcgcatgaagactgcgtggcggccTGGAgtcaatttgaagtgcttctactgcaagaactgaaacgatAAAACTTTTTCACGTTGTCTCGTGTTGCCTGACGccgcgtctcgttttgccccgtaggttggggcaaaatgagacatgtggtgcatgttttgtttttctttttaaaataatattctaaaccgtcacagcatggccatatttatgtagcacataccttgtacccaaaggAAAGTTCCTGCGTTGACATTTTATGATAACGAGTGCAAtaaaaaagatattcactatattcaaatttttgtcgcattttgccccgccttacccacATCTTAGCATGGTAAGGAGCTGCGCAGCTGAGCGCCTACCTAAAATCATTTCGGCTGAATGAAGTGATCACATATTCAGTATGCTTGTTTTTATAGCGCGAACTGAGGACTGGGACACACGAGGACGAGCACTAGTCCTCCTTGTCTTAGTCCTCAGTTCACGCTTGTGCAACCATCAtcacataccaactagccctaaTCGCTCCTTCCCCCCCTCAGTATGCTCGCGCGTTATCGCAGTTTCATTTGGCGGAGCAGGACACGGGTGCCGGACCACCGTGAGGTTCCACAGAGGAACTTGTTCCGGTCGTATTACTCATGGTTGCCCTCTAAACGACGCGGCGAGCAGCCCCTTCTAGAGTCACTTAGAATACTGGGAGCGTGTGCAGGGCGCCGaccccgcgtgggccttttgcggtgaactgccgcgccgcTGCTGTGTCGGACCCATGGCTATCTGTGCCAGAGAGCGCGCGAAGACCGGGGGAGTCTGCTACGCGCTGGTGTTTGTAGCGTAGctgcactggcctagccgagccagtttcgcgtggctcctcaagagccgtgctgcgcatgcgggaggatcagtgatgtcacaagctggcgcaccggagccggcacctccgcgAGCACTCCGCCGCCGGTATGCGCAtaccagaggagtgacgtcgtagctgtGGCAGACAACTGGCGCcagccagcgcgcgcgcagctattcgccttcgctgtgcagtttgCCGTCGGACATTGCACTGGTGTTTGGCAGTGTGGTATAGCAGCGCttctctatttttcagtgccggcgaatgctctcctcgggccgtcccgcgcgcgctccgcgtccactCGCCGCTGCCGCTGTGCAAGTGGCGCtggcaagtagactacgggaagctggcgctgaaccggccgcgcgtatcacgaagatCACGAATTtggtttgcatccgagtttaattgcatttgtgcttctcgcaggctttcacaggtacagggggatggaaagaaacgctaaCATaacggcgcgctgttttcatcacgctctaccGTGGTGGCAATataaagatgctagatggtctttatTGTGTCATGAATTACGTCGTCTTTCCataatcatccaggctataaaccatatgaaaatagatgcgaaacagcaaagaatacagTGCCGCATGTCTCGcggtctttccatccccgctgtacgtattcagcAGGCAGTGTCAGATCGTGATGACTGTTCGATACTTCCCACGAAAACGAAAGCTGtataaacgttttatagaggttcatAGAGGTTGTAAAAGTTTTAAAGACGTTTCATAGAGgtttgtgtttcatgggttgCACTGGAGTTGATAGTATTCGCGCTTtatttctatttcaggctattgcaaccgtcCAAATGCCGTAGCaagtcatactgttgtgttccactctgcaaatggaacagAAAGAAATTGCGACTGTCTTTTATTTCCGTTtgttgataaagaaaaaaaaatctcacgcggtcccttatgcattcatctaagacgactgaaaggcgaaagccatcttcttctttttcttcagttaaTGTATttaacattccctgcctccctccgataTATTTCTGCGCCTTATGTTGGTTTTTTTTACAGCCTCAatgatcggaggcagtgcaagctttctgcacatcagcggaggcatgcactggcTCCGTGATGGGCCCATTTTGACCATGCGAAGAGTAATatacgacgtcacgttatgtgacgtcacgatgatgtcacaaaattatgatctgtaacgtcatatcatgacgtcatcacgtaaatTTTAGAATCACtagtggacgccgccgacggcaattttcgcgtttgatgaggcatctaaggatttcgcctaatacactgttcggctgtcgttccatgaaattccagctgccggtGTGTTCgatagaggtggcttgcagtaattaggtgggataatggtctcctaatacatcttcaaactacactacaatatgcagccgtcgttaaCGACGCGATTTCATAGAATATCAGAAGTGGCGGCGTACGAAGGATGccgtagcgtcactctttgcaggaTACCCCTCACGCTTGCAGCCCAACGTAACAAATGAACCaggcatggcaagtatccctaaacgtgccCGTGTTGCGTTCgaaacagtcaacgaatgcacgTAGTACAAGTAGCTaggctgcctcgcgatcgccgcgaTGTGCATGCAGcgcattaggtcccgaagctgaagaatcgggcccatggacaccacatgcgctactggcgaaacaaccgacaatcattatggaGAGTGTAacataaatgagtgcacaaggctgagcaggctgcccgtgcgacaaaagcgtccagatCGACAGCCATTCagcctctatactttgctcatactgaaaagggcaaatggaagagaaaagaaaggtacctgaggagccagatactgaggctacaagaacctgtcgacaaatacaaagacgatctcaagcaactgacaacaggccgcgccatttttcacgcctttcacattggctcaagttgagagtcggcacttcgactttatacttgaatgaCAGCGTCTGTCACACACAATCGGtaagtgttgcaggaagcgcgcggcatatgttgcgtttgtgtttgtttttcgtaccaccatgaTTTAACTGGTTAAagctctgagagagagagagagagtgattcgtgaaagaaatgaaaaggggcgctattttctgctcccgtcgtgggggcacggctcagcgcccttaggaatggggaagggaagtaaagagatagaagaaagtaAGATAGACGAGTGATTAACGTGGCAAGGGGGTCTGTCACGAAGGCGGGAGCACAAAGCCAAAGGGCTCAtctataaggtggcgaggtccgcagaagccgcaaactcgaggaaggctcgcagggcttgtcgctttgtccgagtgggaaatagaaagtcctccaccgttgtggcagggagaccgagcaggcgatagcggcgcgccatcaagcgtcgttcagtggccagggcagggcaggcgcaaattatatggtccaaagtttcgtcgtcaccgcatcggcggcacgcaggcgatgagcagcgacccttggaaaacatgcgtgccgcaggccaagcgctgccggtccgcaggcgaagcagtagccaccgctcgcgtctctccaggccggtcttggtaggggtggcggtggtttgccgcttgccacgcGCGTGTCAGGGTGGGCCGCTGGAAACAGCTGCCGCAGTCGTTGTGGGAGATTCCGACAGGGCTACcgccttggtgactggggtgtcgccatggtgtgctgccttagcggccgcgtcggcctcctcgttacCGCCTATCCCAACGAGGGAAGCCAGTGAAGGGACAGACGCACCCGCTAGTTTCGATGGCGGTTAGCTTGGCGTGCAGTAACGCCACGGTAATgccggcttggtctggctgcagcagcgcttgtagggctggATGGGAGTCGCACAGGATCGCCACGGCAAGCTCTGAAATGGAGGAATCACTGGCATAGttcttctttttctggcaccagctgtggctttctcccggtggcaacaaacgtaatgctcaaaagctttacgaagggaacgggcaatcacgtacattcctggaagcagtctagtgataTTACATGTATTTAGCGCacgaactccaggcttgcgtgtagtgtgctacaccagtagacagtcaacacgcatcggggaactttaatcGCCCAAGTAGCCTCTCCTCTaattttctgtgcctgggcgaaggagcggagcgcaatgggaaccgcgGCCGGACTCGACTTCTCTCCTCTCCGCTCttccttacggccttcgcaaCGCGACGGGAGTGAATGAATTTTTCCTTAGCGAGTTGTTCTAcggcgcgccgcacgaggtcgccACCAGCTCACCGTCTCTGCGCGCGCGAGCTAGGCTGAGTGCTGTCATTTCTTAACTGGCACCTGCCGATTGGTGATTCGTCGTGCGCGCTGCTTTCATCAGATTCCTCGATGATGCCCACGACATGAGTGTCGACTTGCATCCTGAACCCTGGTCTGTTTTTGTGGGCGCCGTTATCACGCCACGTCTGCGTTTGACAGCGGCGTCTGAAGGAACTCGTCTATGCGCGCCAGCTCTGATGAACTTGTGAGCTTTCTCCATGGGATTGATGTAGGCGTCAACGTGTGTTTCTTTCTGCTGCTTAGGGCGCGATCGCTGTAGCCATGGTGTACTTGTGGTGCCCTTCTGCAGATCTCAACAGGGGAAAAAAGCCAGGTGTTCCTTTCACCAATTTCCTAGCGATGCGGACTGTGTTCTAAGTGGCGAAAAAACATTTCGCGTGAAAATCTCGTCATCAACGACAAGTCCGCGTCAACTGTGGTGTGTAGCAACCACTTCAACGAAAGTGATTATGTCCCCGGATGCCGAATACGAAGTTGCTTGCTGGAGCTGTGCCAACCGTCTTTGAACTATATCCGTCGTACATGGTGCCTGCTGCAAAGAGACCGCGTAAGGACCCAGCATGTCGTCGCCCCCCCAGCTCCTAGAAATCCTTTAAAGCGAAAAGCAGAGCCGCCGCTGCCTGGCCATGAAGGACTTTGGTGCTCTGGAGGAGGTAACCGACATGCGAACATGTTTCAACACCAACCAACAATAACGACGCTAACCGAGCTAGTCGCTATCTCTGCATGGTCAAAAGGCTTCGGACTCAGGTCGCTTACCAACGTTCAAAGTGCGGCGGGCCTGAGACAGCTTGCTGTACAAGAAGATAAGATGAAAGCGTTACAACGACAACAAACACTATGCTGCTGTCAAGAGGAGTTGCCGATTCACAGACAGGTGATAAAAAAGCTGTTTTTCTCCGTCACCAGATCGAAATCTATGGCAGTAGTAACGACCATCTTATTCAGAAGAAATGTGAGAAGAGTGCGTGATTTGGCGCTTCGTTTCGCCAAGGGTTATGACCACGCTCGAAAATCTGACCTCTTGAACCTGCCGGCGAAGTGCACACTTCAAAGGTATGTGGGCCCTAGCCAACGTCGTCAGGTATGAGCCCTGCCATGAAGGAGAGGCTGATCTTTGGAGGCATCGATGCTCAGCAGAAAAACAGCACATGGATCGCTGATCATAGACCGAAGCTGCCATTAAGCCAACAAGTGTGTCTACGACAGAAAGGACCGACACAGTTTTCGGTCTCAAAGACAAGCCCGACAACAGTGCACATGCATGCAGCTCCCAGACACGCTTGCAAATAGAGTGCTGTGCTTTCCGGTTCGGCATGGTTGTGGCTAATTCATACAGAATTACATGTGCCTACTATTCACCCAAACAACTGAGTGGAAGAGACCTGTTTACATGGACCAAGGAGGTAATCTGTGCTGTGGAGACTTGTGGATTTGTAATTGTCAGAGTCGTTACAGATAATTACTCGGCAAATGTCACAATGTTTAAACACATGGTAAATTGATGTTTGTCTACAGTTAGTACCCCTCATGGATTCAGATACAGTGATTTTCCTGAGTTTGACCCTTGTCATATCCTCAAAAATGTACGCAGCCAGTTCCTGGAGCGCGAGCTTACAGCCGGCAAGGGGTCATTACTGGGAAGTTGTCCAGAAAATGTACGAATATCAGAAGGACAAAACGTGAAGTTGGCCAGAAACCTAACAAGGAAGCACGTTACCCGTCCAACTTAGAAAGATGAACGTGCTTCGCGCTGTTCAGACATTCTCTCTGAAAGTGGACTGAAGCATAGTATCACCTCCAAGAAAACCGAGCGGCGACCACCCTTACCGTTTCAGAGAGTCACCCCCAACAATACTCTCATGAAGATGATGAAGCAATGGTTCGACATCCATGACACAGTGTACAGCGGGAGTGAGAACAAGAGGCCCATCTCTGAGGAAAATGACCCCAGAATGGTATGGCTGGAGAAGGATTTCACCTGCTACGTAAAGAATGTTCAGGAGGCCTCAATCGCATCAGGAAAAGGTGAATTGACAAGTGAAACGTACCACGCCTTGCTCTTCACCACGAAGGCAACAGTGGAGGCTACAAAGTTCCTCTTAGGGCAGGGTATCAAGTATGTTCTGACGAGGAACTTCAACAGCGACCCAGTTGAAGCTCTCTTCGGACGGCTCAGGTCCATGTGTGGGGTAATGATGTGCTTGATGCAAAGGCTGTCACAATTGCCCTTGATAACATCGTCAAAGAAAGGCCATCCCCCAAGGCAGGTCCGGCTGATGTCAGAGATTGAAGCTGAAGAGCTCGCTGCAGCCGTACCACTAGAAGTGACTGAACAGCTGGAGAACCTGAAAGGACACCTTTTAGATCCATCCCTTCAGTGACATACTCCGGTCTGGTGTATGTGGGGGCGGGGTACCTGGTGAAACTCATTAGCGAGTTAGGCTGTGATGCATGCTTGATGATGGTGACGACGACTAACGAAGAAGACCCTCTGTTCACTTTGTTGCACGAACAGACAAAAGTAGACTTCATTACCAAATCGTGTGTTCTTGTGCACTTTTGGACAACAGTGTGGTTTTCTTGAAACGGCTGCGAAGCACCTACCACGGACAAAAGTGCACGAAGTGCTGCAACTTCTTGTTACACCGTACCTCGAACAATCGCCCATTTTGAACTGCCCAGGGATGTTGGCAACGGTCACAGAAGCCGCACAGCTAGAGTGATTGCTGACAGGTTTCTCAGGCTGCTTCTAGGTAATCACACCAGAAGGGTAACAGAAAAAACGAGAAACCAGTTGCTTACGTGCATAAGCCATCGAGAAAGCATTTTAGCCTTTAATGCACATGATATGAAGTTTGTCGCACCAAAATGTGCAAGAGTGCTTTATATTGATCAAAAAATAAAGTTTGAATCTGTGAATACCTCAAATTTGTTGTAGCCTCACAGCATTCCTACCTCATAACTTCACGTACGCATTAATAACCATATAGCCTCAGTCACGACGTGTGCTGAATAATTGTGAGTGTTGGGTTGAtcatcccctttttttttccagcgTCGTTGCTGCTAGCTTACGTCTTCCAGGAGGCTCTAAGCCGTTCCGTCCGCATTATATGATATAACGATGTTGACTACTAGCGCTCAAAATGAATATCAAGCTTAAATTACAGATTAATTGGGTCCGCCAGCTGAGGTTAACACAAATATTGCTGGCATGCAGCCTGCCGAGCGCATCCGTCAATGCGTTTGCGGAGAGGCGAAATGGTGAGCTGACAGCGCCACCACGGAGCTGCGGCGGCAGGCGGCAACACCATCATTGCAAAGGCCGTAAGGGGGAGCGGAGGAGAGAGTCGGAGTCCGGCCGTTGGGAACCGACCGTCGCATTAGTGCGGGCTTTTatccgccgggcgccgccaccacTGTAGTAGACAGCCGACGCGCCGTCGTTCGCGGAAACGAGTGCCGTGGCTGCATCCGAAGCTGCGTGTATGGTCCAGTTTTCGGCTATATTCGCGTTGCTTAAAGTAGAATGAAAACTTGTAAANNNNNNNNNNNNNNNNNNNNNNNNNNNNNNNNNNNNNNNNNNNNNNNNNNNNNNNNNNNNNNNNNNNNNNNNNNNNNNNNNNNNNNNNNNNNNNNNNNNNAAAAGCCTCGACTTGCTTTCGGACATATTCCCAGTGCTGGTCAGTGGAAACTGTAGGCAAGGTACTTTGCAGGCGCAGCTTGTTTTCCACTTCATATATCTGCCTGATGGAGATGTGATATTGAGCACCTGCCAATGCCTATACTTTCCAAACCGATCTTCAAGGCAGTCGGTCTGTATCTTCCCAAAAAGAACATACGACATTCCAAGCTCTTCGAAGCTGTACCTATCTATAGCGAGCTCAATAAGCGCATAGGTAGTgtgttcgagagcagcgtgagtcTCCTTTGTCAGAGTACCCTTGTCAAGACCTTTGTTTTTCCACTCATCCAGCCATTTCAGAAACATGTGCAAGAAGGCAATTTTTGGATCGTTATCAATGGAAAGCACTGGTTGTTGGAACTGATCTCTCAGCCTTTCTCCCTTCCATGGAGTTTTGACGTTTACAATTTTCCACCACTTCAGTACGATATCGATGAATGTAGCAGTGGCGTCAAAAGAGAACAGGTTGTGCTTTGCTCCAAGAGCGCGTAACGCCTCTGGTAAGTAATCATTGAAGATTTGTAAAGCAAGCTTTACGTCCTGCCTTTCAAGATTCGAAGGGTAGAGGGCTTTTCTCGACAGTCCATAGCCATATTTCAACAGCTGGTCACACTCTTTGCTGTGAAGGTCCCTGATTGTCGCAAATGACGCGTTTGCATTCGCTCTGATTGTGGCGTGTCTCCTTGGATCTCCGGGAAGTAGAAACAAACTTGGTCATTCTTCTGATTGATCCAGTTTATTTCGTATGCATTTTAGAATGTGGACTGGGTCTATAACGAAGAACAGCGGCCTTGAAGGGTCTGATGGATGTTGGTACACAATTCTGTTACGAGGAGGTGATTCGAAGAGGGACATCGCTTTTCTGTTGACAGAGTTGTTGTCGCTGACGACGCACATAACCCGGTACCCAATCTTTTCCAGCCGCAAACCACTTCTTTAAGCGTGTTTTGCAGGAACTCCGCCTCTACTCGGTGCACTGGCACGATGTGCGCAACTTCTTTGAATTTACACGTCAGGCTGCGCACCATGAAAACGAGCGCACAGTTAGCAACGTCATTTCTATCGAGCGCGACGCCGGTAATATTACCCCCTTTGTAGTCAAAGTATGGTTTTATATGTATTTCATCTACCATAACTGTGACAAAGCGCTGGTCATCTTTCAGGTCAGAAATTCTTTTTGCCATATAGCTGAGGAATGTTTCGCTCTGATGCTCTTGTTGAGGACTCATGCCATAAGACGAGCACACTGATCTGATTGTCATAGGATGCGGCAAGGTGATGCTTCCATGGCTGCGCATGAACGCGTACGCATGGGGCGATATAGTGAAAAGAATGCAGCAGAACATCATGAAATCAGCAGAGTAGCGCCTGCGCTGTTTTTTCGATAGGTGCAAGGTGACTTGCTCCTTCAGAAATTGAATACAGTTGGCGTCGTCTTCTGCTTGGGACGTGCAAAGCTGATCTAGCAGTAAACAAACCGCCTCGCAAATTTCCGCGACTGAGTTGTACATCAGGTCACCGTCCCACTTCTCGATGCCTTCCAGGAGTTCCACCATACCCCTTTTACTGTTAGCGATATTGGGAACGCAGAGATTTGCGCCTAGCTTTTTTACGGCTGTTTTCATGACGTGTACTGTAACGCTCAAGTCTCCTTTCACGCAAACAGAGTATTTCAACCACGGCGCTTCATCGTCGACGATGTGAATGAGAAGCCTTTCATTTCTTTCGATTACATCCCAGAACTTC
Above is a window of Rhipicephalus sanguineus isolate Rsan-2018 chromosome 3, BIME_Rsan_1.4, whole genome shotgun sequence DNA encoding:
- the LOC119385439 gene encoding LOW QUALITY PROTEIN: uncharacterized protein LOC119385439 (The sequence of the model RefSeq protein was modified relative to this genomic sequence to represent the inferred CDS: deleted 1 base in 1 codon) encodes the protein MPCKCCVPRCRGNYTGDTKVHVFKFPRDQALRNAWIRAVPRENLTVTENSRVCELHFMDEDIIRVATHTDQATGRVMTVPLAHVRLRPDAVPSKFPNCPSYMSRKTARREDPDSKRARIENAALQKAIAESNEAFIRAREEDKVNSLSELANHLRSQGMKFWDVIERNERLLIHIVDDEAPWLKYSVCVKGDLSVTVHVMKTAVKKLGANLCVPNIANSKRGMVELLEGIEKWDGDLMYNSVAEICEAVCLLLDQLCTSQAEDDANCIQFLKEQVTLHLSKKQRRRYSADFMMFCCILFTISPHAYAFMRSHGSITLPHPMTIRSVCSSYGMSPQQEHQSETFLSYMAKRISDLKDDQRFVTVMVDEIHIKPYFDYKGGNITGVALDRNDVANCALVFMVRSLTCKFKEVAHIVPVHRVEAEFLQNTLKEVVCGWKRLGTGLSSDAATALVSANDGASAVYYSGGGARRIKARTNATVGSQRPDSDSLLRSPLRPLQ